In the genome of Lactuca sativa cultivar Salinas chromosome 3, Lsat_Salinas_v11, whole genome shotgun sequence, the window CCCCTACCCCAGAAATTCCGGTTCGCTCTAAttctccttcacctccacctacAACAATCCCAGTTTCAATCCCTCCTATCTCTCCAATTACAACCTCTCAACCCTTCACTACAATTCCTATTCAcactcccattttcacagataccaccactaccacaaccgaacctcctaccACAACCGAACCCCCTACCATAACCGAACCTCctgtcacaaccgaacctccaactTCTTCCAAATGCTTATCTCCCATGCAATCTGCTGACACAACCCCTATTCTAGGTGGTGAGGATGTGGAATTCCATACCACATATTTCAGTCCTTATCGAATGCAGagcgatgaagatgatgatgagcctATTACAAAATGTCATCTAAAGGCAGTAAATGAAAAGCTTGATCAACTGCTTTCATCCTCTTCCTCTGGTGCCTATTCAGAAACTGCTTTGAAGGCTTTGTTCTCCTCGATCATCAACAAACACAGTGCTACTTTATCTGCTGCAGCCAAGGCAATAGAGGCCTCCACTTCCCAATGTCAATAGGCTTCGCTTGCTGTTGATGCCTctactaaggagtgcaaggaCGCGACcgaaaaaagtcgataaactagtctcCGAAGCTCACATATTTCTAGATTCCTTGCAGGCTGTTGTTGCCAAAAATGCTCAAACTGTCAACGCTTCAGTAGAGAACCTTCAAAAGTCTCTTCAATCTGAACGCTTGAATCTCGAAGCAGCACGCCAAGGTATTCAACAATCCAACGAATCTCTCCATGCTAATTTCAACGATCGCTTAACTCAACTAGAAGCGGAGTTAGCTGTGGAGAATCGAATTATGGATGAGCTAGACAGACGCACTTCACAACTCAAAATGAAAAATCTCAGGTTGCGTACTGCGACTAATGAGCTTAATGACCTAAAGTCAGAAAGGGAGGTCATTAGGAGTTCTGCTAcagatgttcactccatccttctTCATCTTATTGAGGCTCATGATCCGATCATCACTGTAACAGTCAGGCGTCATTTCGCAGACAATCTCAGATCGGCCTTGGACATTCTTAGCCGcatcgagggtgttccggtgaccgGGGTCCAACCGAAACATGGGGGGAGAGAAAGTGACATCGCAACCTCCTCCTTCTAGATCAAAACCATctgctgaaccgaagggtaatgtaGCTTCGGTCAGCAACAAagacaaaaagaagaagaaaatcgaCGATGATGACAcagacaatgaagatgatgatgtcTATGTCGAAAATCCCAAGAATCCCTTCCAGAAGGTTAAGACTTCTGAAAAAGAATTGGATGAAATCTTCAAGAAACAGCAAGCTGAGTTGGAGCTGAAGCGAAAGCAGGCGGAGCTCCTAGAGAAGAAAGAGTCCATGTTTCCTGTGTGTACAATAGACTCGCTTCAAAGATGTGCAATCGATGAGCCAAGCGTTCTCTGGCTTGAGCCAATAATGTCCTTTGGTCTTGACAATTCCAAGGATGCCCAGTTCGacatgccaatcactcgaaaggcatttatcttccgCTACTTCAACTCAACTGCTGCTATTCCTTCCCCTGACtcgaaggtagatagggatcttctggaattttacttggagtttgctcaacccgAATACCTGACTTGGAGCTCAAAGAAAATAACCACAGTCAAGGTGATGAAGCCCTATTCAGTCGGGAAATTTATTGATGTCAAATTCAGGGTGactcgaggaaccgaaggctcGGTCTACCATTTTTCCCTCGCTGATCTACCAAACCTTAACcctcatgactggatactcctcattAACATTCTTCTGTCGAATCCTTCAGAGTATCAGCCAATTAttgatcatgtcaagcgtatgcttgtttgctatatacatgaggtagcgaagatggatcAGGAAATTGCCTCTGCCATACACAAGCGAACAACGATCAAGACCATGGGCAGAGCTGGCAATGTTAATACCATGATCAAAGGGAAAATCGACTCAAAGTATCACACAATTATGTTCATTAGGGGCGAAAGTCAAGAATGTATGTTCGCTCTTGtcgacaaacacctcttctcaacgtCTTGTCTtgagcatatcttggagatcattcAAAGGTGCAATCAGAATAGTGTTGCAAATAAGAAACTATTTTctgacatgctgaggtggtacatgCAATTTAGACAGACTCTTCTAGCCATAATTCCTTGTCTGTTTAAAGCAATAAAGATGGTGAAGCCCACACAGAGGAggtaatctctcgcctcatttgacgcaaagggggagattgttgggtctattagattgcgtcatgggctcagtccttagcccagtttgaaTGCCGGTATTGGACCTATCCAGCCGTGCACATTTTtatactagggtttagtatataagctgcatgcatgcatacTTAGTAGTTATCGCTTTCATTGTTTATTTGCTTtatagttttgtaaaccctagctcgcctctacagcggaagttcttcatcgatctctgctgaggtgtgactttgttttgaatcataagcatacatttgattcAGATCTGTGTTCATTCTCATATTCTTTTGAATTGTTTGATTCCTACAATCGTACTtctgaaagatctaatcgatctaagagttttaaaCTCATCAATCACCTTATTAGGTGACCTATAGAACCGAAAACCCTTATTAATGGAACATATCAAAACAGAAATGTTTTGACACTTAGGATTTAGGTTGAGCCGGTTATCGGAGCTAGGCGTTATTCAGACTGCATTTAGaccgtgaggtgagttttctcagtgtacttacgggtcgaaggtaccaaggtCGACCCATTGCATTGATATCTTGGTTACCGTATGATGTTATGTTGTTGTGAACcgttagatctgtatgattatctgtatttgTCGGCTTTGTGTTCATGTTTGTTTCCTGCATATGTCAACATGTTGGTTTGGattgaggcggtcttgctttaTGATGTAGGTTAAGACATCCAGGGACAACctgataggctgaaggccctgcaaGGTGGTCTATTCAGGTCGATGGTCTGTAGAGCGGTTCAGATAGGTTGTAGGTTCTACAAGGCAATCCAGTCAGGCCGGCTGCTCGTTGAGCtatccagataggttgtaggcccttcGAGGTGGTCCAGTTAGGCTGACTGCTCATGTTTGCAtgcttgtttgttatgtttatatggTGGTACtttggtggaactcactaagcattgacttacaattttagttttgttttaggtacttcagaggaccatggaaaggcgaaggtgtgaccgtacataTCCTTGGTTTTATGATCGATTGGATCTTGGGAGaatctgattttaaataatattttggaaACAACAGTTTTGTAAAAACTTATTTTTAGTAAATTGGTTGTTTTGAGAAGTtgaaatttgttgtgatttttgataCGTTAGAAACATCAATTTGGCCAAGACCTAGCTAGAAACATAAGATTTTAGTaaaaaaatcattgaggggcccaaggaTATCACATCTCATATTAAGGGAGaagtaatagataaactttgactccaTAGTTTTTTTCTACTCGTCAAATCATGCATGGATTCACCCGTTATAACTACCAGTTACAGATAGCGGTTGAGCAAGACCAATGCACAACTAACTTGTATGAAACGAACTTAATGTATCTTCAttttaagaataaaagatattaccatgtcaaaattactcgtgattaaatccatgaagtaatatctCTGAGCGTGGGTTGTTCCAATACTTAAATATCCATttcaagtactcatgaatgttagtTGTAGTCTTCATGAAAATCTTAACTCAATACTCACTTCTAAAAGTATGACTAATTGTAGAGTTTTGAATTGATTAATATCTAGGAAGTGGGttctaaacatgcaaaatgaGAACATAATGATAAATAATTGAAATGACTGATCTCCACCGCATATTAAGGTATCTACTTATTAACTGCCAAACCAGATTAATATACTGCATAAGTTctcaaatataaaaaaattatttaagtgGGATCTAGTCAAATCATTTGCAAATCAAATGCCTCATGACTAAGTCTTACTATAA includes:
- the LOC111886156 gene encoding uncharacterized protein LOC111886156; this encodes MADSLLSFIVTFDTTKIIVTDPSKFSFIGSIPEAMLSRISESSNVLQQYKKHPSVGPRKLTLAMIRSIEEADEPTKRGKNPETQKEGPIINQTKGQTPKKRKSNKAAPSQAQPKKQKKPARRLIVQSSSDSDSEYVPPKHKNALPLEYESESSEDEASSRGATPPRSPTPEIPVRSNSPSPPPTTIPVSIPPISPITTSQPFTTIPIHTPIFTDTTTTTTEPPTTTEPPTITEPPVTTEPPTSSKCLSPMQSADTTPILGGEDVEFHTTYFSPYRMQSDEDDDEPITKCHLKAVNEKLDQLLSSSSSGAYSETALKALFSSIINKHSATLSAAAKAIEASTSQCQ